The region TTGCGATCGGACGGGGACCGGTCCATTGTCCTGCTTTTGCTATCGACCAGATTGAGAATGGTGTCAACCTAAAAAACGGGATATCGACCAAATCGAGTATGTTATCGACCGGATGGCGCGTGACATCAACCAAATTGAGCATAGCATCAACCCTGGAACAAAGTATATCAACCCTAAAGGCGGAACTATCGACTGAACCGCGCGAAATATCAACCTAAATCAGATAAAATTTCATAATGATGCATTCAAAGGAACCCTGTTTTAATTGCCAATCTATTTCGTATAGTTAAGCTCCCATGAAACTCCATATTTATCAATAACGATCGCATGCTTGGCACCCCAGAATGTATCCTGTAATTCCATCTGCACCTCACCATCATTGGCAAGAAAGTTGTAGATCCGGGTTATCTCTTCCTCGCTTTCAAGGTCTGGACCAAGTAAGATGTTGTTTCCATTTTCGATTTGATTGTCAAACACATCTGCAAAATAAATGATACAGCCATCATTAATATGCAACTCAGCATGGATATATTTGCCCTCATGCCCTTTGAACATTTCCATTCCGTCCGATGTTTGCACATTTTTGATTTCCCCACCAAAGGCTTGGTGATAATAGTTTACAGCTTCTTTGCAATTTTTAATTCGAATATGTGGTACAAGTTTTTTCATGATAATTCCTCCCAAGTGATTTTCCTATAGTCTAACCCGGATTATATTAAAAACAAAATGATTTGGGTGAAATGGAAAGTAAACTGTTATAAAATAGTTAAGTAAGTTTATGATGATTAACAGGTGTGAACTAATGATATTGGAGGGATGCAAATGGCTAAGAAACTTGGATTGGGATTGATCATCTTTATAATTATTATTGTGGGAGGTTACCTTTTAGTGCATCAAATGAACGCAAATAACAGGGAGTCAAATTCTGCCACCTCATCGCAAAAAGCGAAAATGTCTTCCAATCACAAAGCACCTTCAAAAACTGATCAGAAAACAAAAAAAATGATTGAAAATATGTCACTCGACGAAAAAATTGGCCAAATGATTATTGCTGGCGTGGATGGTACGCAGGCTGATCAGCAGGCCAAAGCGCTCATCAGCAATGATAAAGTTGGCGGCATCATTTTGTATGCCAATAATATGGAAAGTCCCGAACAAACACTACAATTGGTAAATGACCTGAAAGCGCAAAATAAAGGAAATCGCATGCCATTATTTTTAGGGGTTGACCAGGAAGGTGGCGATGTGTCCAGGTTGCCTGGCGAATTGACGCCGATCCCGAATAATGGTCAGATTGGCAAGCGAAATGATAAAGAATATGCTCGGTCCATAGGTGTGACTTTGGGCAAACAAGTGCAGGCCTTTGGATTTAATATGGATTTTGCCCCGGTGATGGATGTGAATAGTAATCCGGATAATCCGGTCATCGGCGATCGGTCATTCGGCGATAATCCGGAAATCGTAAGCAGCCTGGGTATTCAAACAATGCAGGGGATCCAGTCGGAAGGAATTATCCCGGTTATCAAACATTTTCCCGGTCATGGGGATACATCTGAGGATTCTCATGTACAACTGCCAAAAGTAGACAAAAATATCCATCAGTTACAGCAGACAGAGTTGCCTCCTTTTGAAAATGCGATGGAGCAGGGAGCGGATGCTGTGATGGTGGCACATATCCTACTGCCAAAATTGGATGCGGACTACCCAGCCTCGATGTCCAAGAAGGTGATTCAAGGAGTTCTGCGAGACCAATTACATGGTGATGGTGTGGTGATGACTGATGATATGACAATGGGGGCTATTATGGATAACTTTGCGATTGGAGAGGCAGCGGTGAAAGCCGTTCAAGCGGGAAGTGATATTGTGATGGTGGCTCATGATGAGGAAAATGTTATGCAAGCGGTAAAAGCATTAAAAGATGCAGTCGATAACGGAGATTTATCCGAGAAAAGAATTAATGAGAGTGTAGAACGGATTATCAAGCTTAAAAGAAAATATCGTATCACGGATGAACAAGTAGAATCGGCTTCAGTAGACAAATTATTAAAACAAAAATAAATAGGGTGCAAAAAACCATCGCACCCTATTGCCGCTTCAGTTCATGCACCCAAACTTCCATTTCCGGATCCCAAACTACGGCTTCATGAATGGAAGTGATCGCTTGTTTGTATGCTTCAAGACTTTGGTATCCTTCGTCTTTCGCATCTTCTTCGGTCACGTCTTTCAATTTTTGCGGGTAGACATTTTCTATTATAAATGTGTGCCCATCAAGCTTGGTAGTATCACCGGGGTCGGCATAGCGGTCATTCCGGCGTACAGAAGTTTTCTCACCCTTAATCAATTTTTCAATGTCCTCTGGAATGGTTACCAGTTTATGAATATCAAACTTTTCCGGCCATGTCTGGTTTTTAGTCATGCTGAGTCACTCTCCTTCTCCTGTTAATCTTCCTGAATCATTAATGGTATAGTTGCAAGATAAAAAATTAGTGAACAGCTTTTTGTTTCAACACGCTTTCAATCCCTTGCAGTGCCTCTTCAACATTATTCGCCCGGATATGGATTTTACGATCCTCCGGGTATTGTTTCGCCGCATATTCATATCGGGGATCATAATAATACTCCAGCAACAACTGTACTGCATTGGTATAATTGCCAAGCTGTAAATCTTCATCAATCTGCTTGGCTACGGGGGTATGAATTCGTTTTTTAATGATCCGGAATGCCTCCAGGAACTGTTCCGGTAAATTCCACGGCTGATAATCATCTAAAATATTGTGAATGCGTTCCTCCATTGGCATGTCGATAAATAATTGGAGGCCCTTTTCCTTTTTCTCATAAAAGAAGTCTGGCAGTGTTGCCTTGCCAATCCGTTTGCTTTCTCCTTCCACAAACACGAACGGTGCATCCTGATAGCGCAACATTGCTTGCACCAGCTGTGATTCAAATGCTTTCTGATTGCTTGGCTCCAGCCCGATTTGACCAAAAATCGAGCCGCGATGATTCGCCATCCCTTCTAAGTCTATGACCGGGTATCCGTTTTGTGCAAGTCGTTTTAAAATGGCAGTTTTGCCTGAACCGGTATAACCATTAAGTACGTATAGATCCGGTTTGAAGTCTGCTTTGGCCAATTCTGCCACGACCCATTGGCGGTACGTACGAAATCCTCCGCTTAATCGGTTTGCTTTGATGCCCATTAAATCAAGCACGGTTGCTGCAGTTTTACTCCGCATCCCGCCGCGCCAACAAAACACGGTCTTTGGCGTATCAATTTGGCGGAATGCCGCGATAAAGTCGGGGAGCTTGGCTGAGAATATCTCCAGCCCCCGTTCTTTCGCTGCTTCCGGTCCCACCTGCTTATAAATCGTACCAACCTCGGCCCGTTCCTCGTTATTAAAAACCGGGATATTCATACTCCCTGGGATGGTCGATTCATGGAATTCTTTTGGTGATCGGACGTCAATTAATGTATGTGCTTCCTTTTGTTGTAAAGCGAATAGGTCATCTAATGCTATATCGTGAAACATCGCTTTTGTCACTTCCTAACATCTAAACTACTGAACAGTGATTTGTCCATTTTTACCATCGGCAACTTCTCCGATGATTTTTGCGCCCGCACCTTTTTCTTGTAATTCAGCAAGGAGAGCATCGGCATCATCGTTTGCAACGGAAATAAACAGACCGCCTGATGTAACGGCATCACATAAAATCCATTTGTCCATTTGATCCATTGTTTCCGGGAACGTAATGATATCTTTTACATGATCAAAATTGTTTTTCGTCCCACCTGGCACTGCACCAGATTCACCAAGTTCTTTGACACGTGGCAAGACGGGAACCTGGTCTTTCATAATGCGGATTTCAACATCACTGCCTTGGGCCATTTCCGATGCATGACCAAGCAGGCCAAAACCAGTGACATCGGTACAAGCGTGAACATCATAGTTCGCCATTGTTTCCGACGCTGTTTTATTTAGAGTAGTCATCACCTTGGTAACACGATCGATTTCTTCTTCGGTAAGTAAATCCCTTTTAATCGATGAGGAATAAATGCCGACACCAATCGGCTTGGTCAAAATGAGCTTATCGCCAGGTTTTGCGCCGGTATTTGTTCTAACTTTATCAGGATGGACAACCCCGGTTACTGCCAAACCAAATTTAGGTTCTTTATCATCAATCGAGTGACCGCCAACAAGAGAAACCCCTGCTTCCGATAGTTTATCGCCAGCTCCACGCAATATTTCCGCCAGAATGCTCTTATCTAATGTCGAGATCGGAAATGCCACAATATTAAGGGCTGTAATCGGCGTACCACCCATGGCATAAACATCACTAATGGCATTGGCTGCAGCAACTTGGCCGAAACTGTATGGGTCATCAACGATCGGTGTGAAAAAGTCTACTGTCTGTACAATAGCTGTTTCATCATTTAATTTGTATACCCCGGCATCGTCACTTGTATCCAGCCCAACAAGCAAATTTGGATTCTGGACAGTTGGCGGCAATGAGCGCAAAACCTGTGATAAATCAGCAGGTCCGATTTTACAGCCACAACCACCTTTTGACGACAGACTTGTTAATTTTATATCAGGTGTTTTTTCCATCTTTTATCATCCTTCCCATGGAACACGGTATTCAATAGTTTCATTTTAACATACTACTGCAAGTGCGGGACAAGTGTAGGGTGCATTTGCAAATAGTGGGTTATTAAAAGATACTTTCACATCTACCATGACAGCCCGTCTCTCGGTCGAATCCTCGCATTTTTTCACGTCTGTCGGGATGAAGACTTTGCGGTAATAGTCGGTGCGTTTTGCTGAGGGTTCGACCTAGAATCGCTGAAATTCACGATGGACAAGATTAAAAAAATCATATACCCCCATTGACAATCAAAGTGTATGAACCGTATAATACATCTTAAGGGTGTATTAACGATTTAATACACAACTTTTTATGCTTATGGTGTATTAATCGGTTGATACACCATTCGAAAAGCTACATAACCAAGAATTATAGGAGCTGGGTCAATGAAAACCATGAAGTTCAATAACCGGGATCCTGTCTATGTACAAGTGATTCATCATTTTAAAGAAGAAATTGCGACAGGCATACTGGAACCGGGACAGGAAATTCCGTCACGGCGGGAATTAGCCAACAAGTTAAAGATTAATCCCAATACTGCACAACGAGCCTATAAAGAAATGGAGGAAGAAGGGTTGATTTATACCGAGCGCAATTTGCCCAGTCGAATTACAAAAGATGAACAAACGTTAAAAGCGGTAAGGGAAGAGCTGATTATACAGGCAGTTAATTCCTTTGTTGAGGCTGTCCATTCGATACAAGTACCGGTGGATGAGGTGCTGGATTTAGTGAAGGAAAAATACGCAGCAAAAAATGAACAGGAGGGAAAAGCGTGATTGAAGTTAAACATGTACAGAAAAAATTTGGTCGTAAACAAGTACTTAACGACATTTCCTTCACCGCTAATAAAGGGGAGATTACCTGTTTGATTGGTATCAATGGTGCAGGAAAGACAACGATTCTTAACGCGATTATGGCACTGACCCCAATTAACGGCGGGCAGATTTTAATTGATGGGGGAAAACTCAACAAACATAGCTATGAAAACATTATTTGAAACTGGTTCATTTTGAATTTGAGCGATTTGTCAAAATTTATTTTGCTTTAATCATGGTAACTGTTGTTATGCAGTTTGTTGGGGTTATTGTTAAAGCAAAAGGTTATCTCAATATGGCTAGCCACAACATTCATGAAGAACATGTTTCACAGGAAGTCGTTTTACGTGATAATGGGGCGATGTCATTTGATCAGATTACTAATTCCTTATGGTTTGTAGCGCCGATGATACAGAAATGCATGTATATGACTTGGACATACATGCTGGTAAAATCGTTGGTGAAGAGACGATCCAATCCCGTTCGGAAAAAATGGAAAGTGATGCATCAACAGGCATGTAGGTATTACCAAAAGATGCAGGTAATAGCGAACCGAACGATATATTTATTGTGAAGGAAGACAGTAAGGTTGCGCCTGAGGATGGGGAAGTGTCATATATCGGCAGTAATGTAGTTCGTTATGACTTGAAAACCAATCAGCAGGAAAAATTATCATTACCCAAAGAGTTGCGAGAAGGGGCAAAAGTCGAATCGGTTCATGGAACAACACTATATTTCACTAAGGCAAAAGGGAATCAACTAAACATCATTGCTTATGACACAAATGCTTAGAAAATAACAGAACATCAGACGATCAACCTGCCAAAATCCTATCAAGCGGAAGCAATGGGCCGCCCGCTTATAAAAGTAAGGGATGATCACCTCTATATTGTGAGTAACCAGCAATTCGGGCAGCAAGATACCTCGGTCATGGTCGTAGATTTGAAATCTGGAAAAACGGAATATGAGGGGTATCAAAACAGTTTAATCTAAATTATTTAAAATTAATTACTTTTTAGCAGGATTCTTGCATTTTATGTCGAACCTTGTAAGTAGAAATAAAATGAGGAGGATCGCTAACATGTATACCATCGATGAAGCATCCAGCATACTTGGTGTTCATCCCACTACATTAAGAAGGTGGGAAAAAGAGGGGAAGATAACATCCTCTCGAACCACCGGTGGCCATAGAAGATATGCTATAGAAGACCTTAGTGCTATCAAGCATGATTTGAAACCACTTCAAGACAAAATTGTTATTGGGTATTGCCGCGTCTCATCATCGGACCAAAAGGAAGATTTAAAAAGGCAGATCCATACCGTTTCGCAGTATTGTTCGGCAAATGGATATCAGTTTCGTATTATAAAGGATCTGGGAAGTGGTTTGAATGACGATAAAAGAGGACTAAAAGAATTAATCCGGCTGGCGCAAAGCAATCAGGTGGAGAAAGTTGTCGTCAACTATAAAGATAGGTTACTACGTTTTGGGTATGAATTGTTGGAACAAATATGTGCCTTCCATCATGTGAAAATTGAAATCGTCAACCATACAGAGGATAAAACATATGAGCAGGAGTTAGTCGAGGATATGCTTTCCATTATTACTGTCTTTAGCAGCCGCTTGTATGGAAGCAGAAGTCATAAGCGAAAGAAACTGCAACAAGCGGTGAAACAGGTCATCGAGGACAACGGCCATGCTTACGTATAATAAAAAGGTACGGTTGGTGGTTACAAAAGAAAACAAGCAGTTACTAGATTCTCAATCCAGAATGTGCAACTGGCTGTACAATCAATTGCTTGATGCGGTGGAGGAAGATTATCGCAATGGAAAAAAGAAAAAACTGCTTTCCGGCAGAAACCTGAGGAATGAAGTACCGAAAATAAAAGGGGAAAACCCATTTTTGTTTAAAGTCCATTCCTCCCCATTGAAAAATACGGCATTACGGTTAAAAGATGCCTATGAACGATTTTTTGATCCAAAATTAATGAATGAGAAACCAAAATATCGTTCATGGAAAAAGAAGTGGTTTTCGCTATATTATGATGAACCAAAAAAAGGCTTTAAATTATTGGATACCAATCTGCTTTCCTTAAGTTTTGGCAAGTTAACAGATGAAGAATACAAGGAATTAAAGAAAAAAGATAAAAAGGCTAAGAAGACCATCAAAATCAAAGTTGGACTCGTGGAAGCGGTAGAACTAAGCGAAACGGAGAGAATCAAAACCCTTCGCATTACAAAGGATCTGGATTCGTATTATGCCATTTTTACAATAGAAGATGTCAAAGAAATCACCAAGGTGAAGGAACAATCGTTTATTGTATTTGATCCCAACCATAAGAATCTGGCGGTGGGATTAGGCAGTGATGGAAAATCATATGAATTGAAATCGATGAATGCACTGTTGAAGTATTGGGATAAACGAATCGATGAAATCAAATCAAAACGGGACAAATGTGAAAAATTTAATAAGCTGGTATGCACCCCAAACGTCACCTATTTTGAGCCAAGCAAACGTTGGAAAAGACTTAATCATGCTTTGGAAAAGGCGCAATTAAAACGTCGAGAACAAATGAAGACGCTGTTATTTAGCTATGCGCATTATTTTTCCAAGCGTTACGATGCGATCTACATTGGTGATTATACTCCGACTCCCGATGTGGCGAAATACGGGACGATGAGAAGGGCCATGTTAAATCAAACACCAGTTGGACAGTTTCGCCGTATATTAAACTGGGTGCAAGCGAAAAGTGGCAAGCATTATCAAAAGATTGATGAACGGGATACAACCAAAACCTGTTGTGTCTGTAGTCATCAGGAGAAAAAGGACCCTTCCATTCGCAGCTTTACATGTGTAAACTGCGGTACAACGCTTTCGAGAGATATCAACAGTGCAGTTAATATCGGAAAGAAAGCCAAAAAGCGATTGCCTCGCGCAGGCTACATAGGTGTGGAATCCCCTATGTATACAGTGTGGTGGGATTTTAAACAGGCAAAGATTGCTTGTGGTTTGACCCCATCTGCTGGCCTCGGGAAGTAAATCCGAGGGTTGAAACAAACATTTTTCTTGGTAACAGAGAAGAGGTCTTTGGTTAATTTTAGGCTTAATTTCGGTTAGGTTTAAATAGACAAAGGAGTGCGGACAGTTGCAACGAAGGTTAACGATGATATCAAGAATCTCGAATTGTTTATTATCATTAACGACTTTTCACTTGATGGGGAAGCGGAGGACGATTGATTACGGTAACACATCTTAGCTATCATTTTATGGTTGGAAAAAAAGACAGACAACATATCCGGACTCTTGGAAATCTTCTATAGCTAAAAAAGATAACAGCAAAAATCCTGGCTTAGGTATATACTGGCCAGGATTTTTACTGTACTTAAATTTAGTTGCGTGCTGACAATTTCGAGTTGTAAACTTAATACACCTCGTAATTTTGCCCTGTCTGTGCCCCGAGTACACTCTTTTTATATGCTAGTGCAACACGTTGGGCAGGAACTGGGTCAAACCCTTGGAAGAGACTCTCCAACCGATCCCAGGATTCCTGAACGGCATTAGGGCTGACACTATTAATCCGGATTCCCCGCGGCATTTCGATGGCGGCCGATTTAACGAATGCCTTGACACCACCGTTGGCCATCGCCGCAGAAGCCCCCTGACGAATCGGGTCATCCATCATAATACCGGTTGTTAGTGTAAAGCTCCCATTATCGTTTACATGGTCTAATCCCAGAAGCACCAAATTGATTTGCCCCTTTAGCTTGCTTTCAATTCCCTTTTCATTCAATTCCGGAGTCAGTTCTGAAACAGAGGCAAAATTGGCACCACCAGAGGCATTAATAACCGCATCCACCCGTCCGACTGTTTCATACATGTTGCGGATGCTGGCTTCCGAGGTGATATCAACCTGTACATCGGCACCATTTCTTCCCGCCCGAATGAGGTCATGATCTTTTTCTAACGTTTCTACAACCTTTTTTCCAATGGTGCCACTAGCACCGACGATAAGTATTTTCATTGGTCTACTCCTCCTGTTCATCGTGCTGGTACTTACTAATGATAACATGCTTGAAAAAATAATGTGAAATCACTCAACATAAAGGCATCTGTAAATAAATTTATGTGCAATCACCTGACTTATGATTCTTATCAACAAGCAATGGCTGAATCATTCAGATGATCCAGCCATATGTTGATATATTTTATTTATTTTTTCCTCTAACAAATCCAGCGGAACGATTCGGGCCTCACGGATATATTCTTTTCCATCGATAAAAAATAATAGGATGGGCACGGTAAAAACGGAAAATGCTCCAGCTATTTCCGGTACCTGATCAGCGTTGATATGACCTAACGCCACTTCAGGGTAATTTTTCATTAATACTTGTACTTGTGGGAACAGACCGTGACATACACTGCAGTCGGGGCGTGATATAAACAGGAAGGAGAGTTGATGGTTTCGGATAAAGTCATTTATTGCGGAAAGCGAGGTTAGTTCTGTAAATTCCATCGTAAAAACCTCCATAAAAAAACGCCGCGTATAAATTGCAAAACATCCTTGCAAGCTAAGCGCTAACGTTGTATCATTAAAATATTACTGATGTTTTAATTTCAATCCACACAGTTTACACACACTAATTTTACTACATTTAAATCAAAATGTCAATATATAAGTCTTAACTCAAATGGGGGAGTTCGATGAGTGAAGAAAACGAAAATCGGGAAGCGGAACAACACCGGGTGAACCAAGTAATTGAGGAAATTCACCAACGACAGAAAAAGTTATATGCGAAGTCATCCGGGTTAAAGGAAAGTGTTATCGATCTGCGGCAAAACTTCTGGGAGGATGTGACCGTAAATCTGGATGAACCTGATGATGTTATCGAAACACAGGCAAGTATCAAACAACAAGCAGAACTATTATCCGAACGCGAACGATTCCATGGAAAAATAGGTGAGGAATTAAAAACGTTAAAACGACTAAAAAACAATCCCTATTTTGGCCGGATTGATTTTCGAGCGGATGGGGAAACCACAAGTGAGCCGATTTATATCGGGATTGCCTCATTGATGGATCAGCTTGACGAGGAATTTCTGGTATATGATTGGCGCGCCCCAATTTCCAGCCTTTATTACGATTACTCCCCTGGAAAAGCTGCATATCAAACCATGAGCGGTACCATTTCAGGCGAGATGACGCTAAAAAGGCAATTTATTATCCGTAACGGCGTCATTAAAGGGATGTTTGATACAGGTGTTACCATTGGCGATAAACTGTTGCAACAAGCGCTTGGTAATAATGCCAGTACGACAATGAAAAGTATCGTGTCCACAATTCAAAAGGAGCAAAATAAAATCATCCGTGACGAACGGCATCGTTATCTTGTGGTTCAGGGCGTGGCTGGCAGCGGCAAAACATCCGCTGCATTACAACGAATTGCATTTTTAATGTATAGACATCGCGAGACATTACATGCTGATAATGTTGTCTTATTTTCACCAAACCCGTTGTTTAGTAGTTATGTAGCCAATGTCCTGCCTGAACTCGGAGAAGCGAATGTGCGACAAACGACTTTTTATGAATATTTGGTAGACAAAATCGGAAGTAAGCTAACCGTTGAGTCACCATTTCAACATATGGAATATAAATTAACGGGAGCACAGGATGAAGATTATCAAACAAAAATGGCATGTATTGATTATAAATCAGGTATCACGTTTAAACAGCATTTGGATGCGTTTATAACAAGTTTAGCGGAAGAAGGATTAATTTTTAAAAATATATCATTTCGTAAACAGGTATTTGTTACCAAAGAACAAATCCAAGACTATTTTTATTCCCTTCATCCGGCTATTGCCATTCCAAATAAATTAGAGCTTGTTGCCAAATGGTTGCTAAGTGAAATACAGAAGCAACAGCGTAAGGAAAAAAACAAGGATTGGGTCATGGAGCAGGTTGAGTTATTGGATAAAGAGGAATATTTGCAGGCCCATTACCATATGCAAAAGCAGGATCAGGATGAGTTATATGCGGATGAAACGGAAGAAGACTTTTTGCGGGAAAGAGTGGTAAAAAAAGCCTTTTCCGGATTGAAAAAACGCGTAAAGCAATTCCAGTTCGTGCATGTTCTGGCAACCTATCGGAAATTTTTTACCGATTGGTCGCCGGCAGTTGCTCCAAGCCATTGGCAGGAAATAAAGGAACAGACTATTGCCGCCCTTTCTAAAGGGTACTTGGCATGGGAGGAGGCAACTGCATATGCATATTTTAAAGGGTGTCTGTTAGGTGACAGTGCCGATCGATCAGTCCGTCATTTATTGATTGATGAAGCGCAGGATTATTCGCCATTTCAGTTTGCCTACATCAAGCACCAATTCCCTTATACAAGGATGACGCTGCTAGGAGACGTGAATCAGGCAATCTACACGCATACTATTCAGGGAAGCCCGCTTGCACCAGCCCAAGCGGATGAAAGTTATGAACGAATTGTCTTGACTAAGAGCTATCGATCCACCAAACAAATTGTGGACTTTACAACCCAGTTTGCTCCCGAGGGTGAAATGATCGAGCCATTTAACAGGGAGGGCAGGAAACCGCTGTTGGTTACTTACCAGGGAAATGCCGCTGATCCGCTGGTTAAAACAATACAGAAATTGAAAGAGAATGGTCATGAAACGATTGCACTTATTTGTAAAACGCAGCAAGGTTGTGACGAACTGTTTGAACAGTTACATGGCAGATGGGCTGTAACGCGGATCAATGAAGAAACCCGCTCGTTTCAAAAGGGCATTTTACTATTGCCGGTGTACTTAGCGAAAGGAATTGAATTTGATGCAGTGATTATTCCGGAAGCATCGGCCAAAACGTATACGACAGAAGCAGATCGGACGTTATTTTACACGGCTTGTACAAGAGCAATGCATGAACTGGTGATGCTAACGGATAGTACGCGCAATCCATTTATATTGGAAGCACAAGAAGATAAATATGAGGTGTTAAACGCGTAGATAAGGGAGTCCCTTCAACATCGTGTTGGAGGGATTTCCGTTCTATATCGGAAAACTATTTTTTTCGATGATTCATGTTTGTACTTATAGTAAAATATAGATAGGATAGAAGGAATTCTTTGATCCCCCTTTGATAGATAAGGGCAAAAGGAGTGATACCCATGAATGGCGGGAACTGGTATGATTGGATAACACCAACTAATCCGTTTGTGGCAGTGCTGTTAAGTATGCTGCTGATTTTAGGAGTTGCAATTATTGCCTGGTTTGAGGATAAGAAAAACTTTAAAACCCCTTTGTTAATATTAATTACAGGATTTATCTTTGCGATTATTGGCGTACTTTTTCTGCATTCGATTGGGTTTTATAAATAGGTTTGGGATTTAATCAAACGAGATCAAGAAGAGAAATTGTAGAAAAGGTGTGAAAAGATTATTTGATTATGTATCAATTAATGGCGGAGAAGGTGGGATTCGAACCCACGCGACGCGAAAACGTCCTAACGCATTTCGAGTGCGTCCCCTTCAGCCGGGCTTGGGTACTTCTCCGGATGGTGCTGGTGAAAGGATTCGAACCTTCGACCCCGTCATTACGAGTGACGTGCACTACCAGCTGTGCTACACCAGCATCTAAAGTATGACTTTTTTTGTAAAGCACATAGAGTATCATAATACATTTTAATCATTTCTTCAACTATTTTGCGGTGATTTTTTAAAGTTAGAGAGCAGAATTCGGTTAATTTTCGGCGTGCGAGTCATGACTTAAAGTGGGAACAATTGCGAACCGCCGATAAAAGTGCTGAAACCGTCGATAATTTACCCGAAATCGCCGTAAAACTGGTTGAAACCGCCGTTAAATAGCCGGCTATGAATAACCAAATCATTGTAAACGATAAAACCCCAGCAGATATATATAATGAGCCGGGGTTTTCATTTGGGAAATCATGATCACACTTTAATTGTTAAACATCTCCAAAGAAAAATCTACTTTCTTATTCTCCTGCTCCTCATAGCCTTTCATATAATTGATCCTGCGCTGGGCTGAAGCTTGGCTGACCTGCTCATCGGCATGGTAGGAAGATCGTACAAGCGGGCCTGATTCACAATGACGGAATCCTTTTTTTAAGGCAATTTCTTTTAGTTCCGCAAATTCATCCGGGTGGTAGTAACGTTCAACCCTTAAGTGTTTTTTTGTTGGTTGCAAATATTGACCGATTGTCATGATGTCTACGTTGTGTGCCAATAAGTCATCCATCGCTTGTAAAATTTCTTCTTTTTCTTCGCCTAGACCGACCATAATACTTGATTTGGTTGGTGTATTTGGTGCTATTTCTTTTACCCGTTCCAGCAATTGTAAGGAACGG is a window of Lentibacillus daqui DNA encoding:
- the mnmH gene encoding tRNA 2-selenouridine(34) synthase MnmH, which gives rise to MFHDIALDDLFALQQKEAHTLIDVRSPKEFHESTIPGSMNIPVFNNEERAEVGTIYKQVGPEAAKERGLEIFSAKLPDFIAAFRQIDTPKTVFCWRGGMRSKTAATVLDLMGIKANRLSGGFRTYRQWVVAELAKADFKPDLYVLNGYTGSGKTAILKRLAQNGYPVIDLEGMANHRGSIFGQIGLEPSNQKAFESQLVQAMLRYQDAPFVFVEGESKRIGKATLPDFFYEKKEKGLQLFIDMPMEERIHNILDDYQPWNLPEQFLEAFRIIKKRIHTPVAKQIDEDLQLGNYTNAVQLLLEYYYDPRYEYAAKQYPEDRKIHIRANNVEEALQGIESVLKQKAVH
- the nagZ gene encoding beta-N-acetylhexosaminidase: MAKKLGLGLIIFIIIIVGGYLLVHQMNANNRESNSATSSQKAKMSSNHKAPSKTDQKTKKMIENMSLDEKIGQMIIAGVDGTQADQQAKALISNDKVGGIILYANNMESPEQTLQLVNDLKAQNKGNRMPLFLGVDQEGGDVSRLPGELTPIPNNGQIGKRNDKEYARSIGVTLGKQVQAFGFNMDFAPVMDVNSNPDNPVIGDRSFGDNPEIVSSLGIQTMQGIQSEGIIPVIKHFPGHGDTSEDSHVQLPKVDKNIHQLQQTELPPFENAMEQGADAVMVAHILLPKLDADYPASMSKKVIQGVLRDQLHGDGVVMTDDMTMGAIMDNFAIGEAAVKAVQAGSDIVMVAHDEENVMQAVKALKDAVDNGDLSEKRINESVERIIKLKRKYRITDEQVESASVDKLLKQK
- a CDS encoding IS607 family transposase; translation: MYTIDEASSILGVHPTTLRRWEKEGKITSSRTTGGHRRYAIEDLSAIKHDLKPLQDKIVIGYCRVSSSDQKEDLKRQIHTVSQYCSANGYQFRIIKDLGSGLNDDKRGLKELIRLAQSNQVEKVVVNYKDRLLRFGYELLEQICAFHHVKIEIVNHTEDKTYEQELVEDMLSIITVFSSRLYGSRSHKRKKLQQAVKQVIEDNGHAYV
- a CDS encoding VOC family protein — its product is MKKLVPHIRIKNCKEAVNYYHQAFGGEIKNVQTSDGMEMFKGHEGKYIHAELHINDGCIIYFADVFDNQIENGNNILLGPDLESEEEITRIYNFLANDGEVQMELQDTFWGAKHAIVIDKYGVSWELNYTK
- a CDS encoding GntR family transcriptional regulator, giving the protein MKTMKFNNRDPVYVQVIHHFKEEIATGILEPGQEIPSRRELANKLKINPNTAQRAYKEMEEEGLIYTERNLPSRITKDEQTLKAVREELIIQAVNSFVEAVHSIQVPVDEVLDLVKEKYAAKNEQEGKA
- a CDS encoding ASCH domain-containing protein — encoded protein: MTKNQTWPEKFDIHKLVTIPEDIEKLIKGEKTSVRRNDRYADPGDTTKLDGHTFIIENVYPQKLKDVTEEDAKDEGYQSLEAYKQAITSIHEAVVWDPEMEVWVHELKRQ
- the selD gene encoding selenide, water dikinase SelD — encoded protein: MEKTPDIKLTSLSSKGGCGCKIGPADLSQVLRSLPPTVQNPNLLVGLDTSDDAGVYKLNDETAIVQTVDFFTPIVDDPYSFGQVAAANAISDVYAMGGTPITALNIVAFPISTLDKSILAEILRGAGDKLSEAGVSLVGGHSIDDKEPKFGLAVTGVVHPDKVRTNTGAKPGDKLILTKPIGVGIYSSSIKRDLLTEEEIDRVTKVMTTLNKTASETMANYDVHACTDVTGFGLLGHASEMAQGSDVEIRIMKDQVPVLPRVKELGESGAVPGGTKNNFDHVKDIITFPETMDQMDKWILCDAVTSGGLFISVANDDADALLAELQEKGAGAKIIGEVADGKNGQITVQ